A single genomic interval of Alistipes sp. ZOR0009 harbors:
- a CDS encoding LuxR C-terminal-related transcriptional regulator — protein MAIYTPMLKPDSSIAICSNRPHFPIPCRWLGALSEIVCLSTAMMAFSSSLSEPFLFLAEPRCGFKNLQGRRVTLSELQGMAEPTTQGRIAELQALASASLGGRPTHEVLPLALVAEALLPNEEGTYCRTQLKLRLIESICGCKQRYMLVLQQVECKNQQASHSGVYLVDTRQQHILHASKKVRLTATEVKHLQFIGQGLKPQEIAQHCCNSLGTVLKHRDNIFTKLALNTVAEVKAYIRFMGI, from the coding sequence ATGGCAATTTATACGCCTATGCTTAAGCCCGATAGCTCCATCGCAATTTGCAGCAACCGTCCCCATTTTCCCATTCCCTGCCGATGGCTTGGTGCGCTCTCGGAGATTGTTTGCCTCTCCACGGCCATGATGGCGTTTTCCTCCTCGCTTTCGGAGCCGTTTCTCTTCTTGGCCGAGCCCCGCTGCGGGTTCAAGAATCTACAGGGTAGGCGGGTAACCTTATCGGAGCTACAGGGCATGGCCGAACCGACCACCCAAGGGCGCATTGCCGAGCTGCAGGCGCTGGCCAGCGCCTCGCTTGGGGGGAGGCCTACGCACGAAGTGCTCCCGCTGGCGCTGGTGGCAGAGGCTCTGCTGCCCAACGAGGAGGGTACCTACTGCCGCACCCAGCTTAAGCTGCGGCTGATCGAGAGTATCTGCGGTTGCAAGCAGCGCTACATGCTGGTGCTGCAGCAGGTGGAGTGCAAAAACCAGCAGGCTAGCCATAGCGGCGTTTACCTGGTAGACACCCGCCAGCAGCACATACTGCATGCCAGCAAAAAGGTACGGCTTACAGCCACCGAGGTAAAGCACCTGCAGTTTATAGGGCAGGGTCTTAAGCCGCAGGAGATTGCCCAGCACTGCTGCAACAGCCTTGGCACCGTGCTGAAGCATCGCGATAACATATTTACCAAGCTGGCCCTTAACACCGTCGCCGAGGTAAAGGCCTACATCCGCTTTATGGGGATTTGA